In one window of Zygosaccharomyces rouxii strain CBS732 chromosome E complete sequence DNA:
- the NUP85 gene encoding Nup85p (similar to uniprot|P46673 Saccharomyces cerevisiae YJR042W NUP85 Subunit of the Nup84p subcomplex of the nuclear pore complex (NPC) required for assembly of the subcomplex and also for formation of the nucleocytoplasmic Gsp1p concentration gradient that plays a role in nuclear trafficking), protein MTVETTSDSQNLLMDVDTMDFVMEGNTGDTYSDDENETFDYDEVIDRDPKSGAPVMSLSKNNAPLPTNGKGKLKYKLGPLSSQNMAYLDESNQYQLLPVKLARVDTSEEYVHYVSKLFEIYRDLGYDRVYSVPTMGVINTTATKEHAAAVNLATSALVTELDFFIDSIKAKKNALTRFSELEECLTILKCLKTIHFTLDTPEDVSVRETFITNLINWINRSDGEPNEEYIEQVFEPTADGKKVFETSFFWKLLNQLLLRGLFDQALGCLDRSQIMEHLNSQCEMSSNALRDLVALLKQYPMDSTDSFREWKSLALELAQTYSGSDTSVSGELRDYIEDTLFLVGGHQSKILHYSTTWYESFCALLLYYIPSLELSEEYLELSLQNHPVDVTSGWEQACVDLIRGRIYSILPVLESLDTCSAAFAAALCEAKGLLERIVDDMETDRDASYEGLEDLFSYRNGMACYMLNNFAFELCSQGDKRLWPIAIGLITLSPVNSTSAKKMAIAELLPHYPFKTNDDIEWMLSILAKWKLPQVAKAVYVTLGNKLLYESNTIEAMANFSKAGKFEWVKRYSWIMFEAAVMQGTPLDDVVLNAIVADEGDSIVPDEILSSLVTSAMKQTLSPYAVLYRFYQAQTSNNWSEALTLLLALIEFPYLPNCYLVMLMARFMYPIFLENDSRHIDESTILRIMESLENKWDDTDAKSINIYSTMLEEGIIRQNSIPPDLTSFLKLIRQKLNLKLCQEFM, encoded by the coding sequence ATGACGGTAGAAACGACCTCCGATAGCCAGAATCTACTGATGGATGTAGATACAATGGATTTCGTCATGGAAGGGAATACTGGGGATACCTATAGTGACGACGAAAACGAAACTTTTGATTACGATGAAGTTATCGATAGAGATCCGAAGAGTGGCGCACCAGTGATGTCCTTGAGTAAAAACAATGCACCCTTACCAACAAACGGTAAGGGAAAGCTAAAATACAAATTAGGCCCGCTTTCGAGCCAAAACATGGCTTATCTAGATGAATCCAACCAATATCAATTGCTCCCCGTGAAACTCGCCAGAGTCGACACTAGCGAAGAATACGTGCATTACGTGTCGAAACTCTTCGAGATCTACCGCGATTTAGGATACGATAGGGTGTATTCTGTCCCCACGATGGGTGTCATCAACACAACGGCGACCAAGGAACACGCCGCGGCAGTTAACCTGGCCACATCGGCTCTCGTCACAGAACTagatttcttcattgaTTCCATAAAGGCCAAGAAAAATGCGTTAACGAGATTTTCCGAGTTAGAAGAGTGTCTTACGATTTTAAAATGCTTAAAAACCATCCATTTTACTTTGGATACACCTGAAGATGTCAGCGTTAGGGAGACGTTCATCACGAATTTAATAAACTGGATCAATCGTTCCGATGGGGAGCCCAATGAAGAGTATATCGAACAGGTGTTCGAGCCCACGGCTGACGGTAAGAAAGTGTTCGAGACATCGTTCTTTTGGAAGTTGTTGAACCAGCTGCTTCTCAGGGGACTGTTTGATCAGGCTCTTGGTTGTTTAGACAGATCGCAGATTATGGAGCATTTGAACAGCCAGTGTGAAATGTCTTCCAACGCCCTCCGTGATCTTGTTGCGCTTTTGAAGCAGTACCCAATGGATTCTACGGACTCCTTCAGAGAGTGGAAATCATTGGCTTTGGAGCTAGCACAGACATACAGTGGTTCGGATACCTCTGTGTCAGGAGAACTACGTGATTACATCGAAGACACGCTTTTCCTCGTGGGTGGTCACCAGTCTAAAATTTTGCATTATTCTACTACTTGGTACGAATCCTTCTGCGCATTGTTACTATATTATATCCCATCGTTAGAGTTGTCGGAAGAATACTTAGAGCTCAGTCTACAAAATCATCCCGTGGACGTCACTAGCGGTTGGGAACAAGCATGCGTAGATCTGATAAGGGGCAGGATCTATTCGATTCTACCCGTGTTGGAATCCCTCGACACATGCTCTGCTGCGTTTGCCGCTGCCTTGTGTGAGGCCAAGGGTCTATTAGAAAGAATCGTTGACGATATGGAGACGGACAGAGACGCCAGTTATGAAGGGCTTGAAGATCTCTTCTCCTACAGAAATGGTATGGCCTGTTACATGCTGAACaattttgcatttgaaCTATGTTCCCAAGGTGACAAAAGGCTATGGCCTATTGCCATTGGTCTAATTACTTTATCGCCCGTAAACAGCACGAGCGCTAAAAAGATGGCGATTGCAGAATTATTACCGCACTATCCATTCAAGACGAACGATGACATCGAGTGGATGTTAAGCATATTGGCCAAATGGAAACTGCCGCAAGTGGCCAAGGCCGTGTATGTTACGTTGGGTAACAAGCTACTTTACGAGAGTAATACCATCGAAGCTATGGCAAATTTCAGTAAGGCTGGTAAGTTTGAATGGGTAAAAAGATACTCTTGGATAATGTTTGAAGCTGCAGTAATGCAAGGGACTCCACTGGACGATGTGGTACTCAATGCCATCGTGGCTGACGAAGGAGACTCTATTGTTccagatgaaattttaagCAGTTTGGTGACAAGCGCTATGAAGCAAACACTATCGCCATATGCTGTACTCTACAGATTTTATCAAGCGCAAACTTCTAATAATTGGTCGGAAGCATTAACTTTACTTTTAGCGCTTATAGAGTTTCCCTACTTACCTAACTGCTATTTGGTGATGTTGATGGCAAGATTCATGTATCCAATTTTCCTTGAAAATGACTCAAGGCATATTGATGAATCGACTATTCTACGTATAATGGAGTCACTCGAGAACAAATGGGATGATACAGATGCTAAATCGATAAACATCTATTCAACGATGTTGGAAGAGGGAATCATCAGACAAAATTCGATTCCTCCGGATCTAACAAGTTTCCTCAAACTAATTAGACAAAAGCTGAACCTCAAACTTTGTCAAGAGTTTATGTAA
- the VMA3 gene encoding H(+)-transporting V0 sector ATPase subunit c (similar to uniprot|P25515 Saccharomyces cerevisiae YEL027W CUP5 Proteolipid subunit of the vacuolar H()-ATPase V0 sector required for vacuolar acidification and important for copper and iron metal ion homeostasis) gives MSELCPVYAPFFGAIGCAAAIIFTSFGAAYGTAKSGIGICVTCVLRPDLLFKNIVPVIMAGIIAIYGLIVSVLIVYSLGQKQALFTGFIQLGAGLSVGLSGLAAGFAIGIVGDAGVRGNSQQPRLFVGMLLILIFAEVLGLYGLIVALLLNARATQDVVC, from the coding sequence ATGAGTGAATTGTGCCCAGTCTACGCTCCATTTTTTGGTGCCATTGGATGTGCTGCTGCCATCATTTTCACATCATTCGGTGCAGCCTATGGTACTGCTAAGTCTGGTATTGGTATCTGCGTTACATGTGTCTTGAGACCAGATTTGTTGTTTAAGAACATTGTTCCTGTTATTATGGCAGGTATTATTGCCATTTATGGGTTGATCGTTTCTGTGCTGATTGTTTACTCACTTGGTCAAAAGCAAGCTCTTTTCACAGGGTTTATTCAACTAGGTGCAGGTTTATCCGTCGGTCTGAGTGGGTTAGCGGCAGGTTTTGCCATTGGTATCGTTGGTGATGCTGGTGTTAGGGGTAACTCTCAACAACCAAGATTATTCGTCGGTATGCTTTTGATCTTGATTTTTGCAGAAGTTTTGGGTCTTTACGGTTTGATCGTTGCGCTATTGCTAAACGCTAGAGCCACTCAAGACGTTGTCTGTTAA
- a CDS encoding uncharacterized protein (no similarity), protein MRLTLILILTHLSICMAGANKLPSFVTDFLNGAESNGNWNEDTAQNYVNQLIEKHGAKVQEQINQITEDEKVAYAQSLQEETKDCGKRWHVGDATLTKLDNSVIGSAFNKLRDSLPSWVSWDQTSLQDYGVYFFSVSDTNIFEGLEEG, encoded by the coding sequence ATGAGATTGACActgattttaattttaaccCATCTGAGCATTTGCATGGCAGGGGCAAATAAATTGCCCAGCTTTGTTACTGACTTCTTGAACGGTGCAGAGAGTAATGGCAATTGGAATGAAGACACTGCTCAAAATTATGTAAACCAGTTGATCGAGAAACATGGCGCTAAAGTGCAAGAACAAATCAATCAAATtactgaagatgaaaaagtTGCATATGCTCAATCTTTGCAAGAGGAAACTAAAGATTGTGGTAAAAGATGGCATGTCGGCGATGCGACATTGACTAAACTCGATAACAGTGTCATTGGGTCCGCCTTTAATAAACTGAGAGATAGTTTACCTTCGTGGGTATCATGGGATCAAACCAGTCTACAAGATTACGGAGTATATTTTTTCAGTGTCAGCGATACCAATATCTTCGAAGGTTTAGAAGAAGGATAA
- the PMR1 gene encoding Ca(2+)/Mn(2+)-transporting P-type ATPase PMR1 (highly similar to uniprot|P13586 Saccharomyces cerevisiae YGL167C PMR1 High affinity Ca2 /Mn2 P-type ATPase required for Ca2 and Mn2 transport into Golgi involved in Ca2 dependent protein sorting and processing mutations in human homolog ATP2C1 cause acantholytic skin condition Hailey-Hailey disease) has translation MSENPFESRIGAEIDNESEMIFDATNEALSKPNPSLEYCTLTVEETLDKLRTSAEFGLDSIAETSRRRLEFGVNEVVSEDNESIWRKFVMNFVEDPLILLLIGSAVVSFIMGNIDDAVSITLAIVFVVTVGFVQEYRSEKSLEALNRLVPAECHLVRCGQESHVLASGLVPGDLVNFKFGDRIPADIRIVESVGLSIDESNLTGEQEPVHKTSQEVSKESYNDQPFSIVPISDRTCIAYMGTLVKEGHGKGIVVGTGKNTSFGSVFEMMSTIEKPKTPLQMSMDKLGKDLSLVSFILIGLICLIGVFQGRSWLEMFQISVSLAVAAIPEGLPIIVTVTLALGVLRMAKRKAIVRRLPSVETLGSVNVICSDKTGTLTSNHMTVSKIWCLDSMESKSNALVLDKPRSTNYRNYLTEDVKATLTVSNFCNNASFSQEHCKHLGNPTDIALLENLSKFELQDLRSQTKKVHEIPFNSRKKFMAVQLIDLDGKCSLYVKGAFEKVLEQCSTFLNKKGKPEKLSDSHRELITETANSLASDGLRTLAFAKAELPNGKNKVDEDSISGLTFTGLIAMSDPPRPTVKPAVERLLRGGVHVIMITGDSENTAVNIAREVGIPIINPELSVLSGEKLNEMTEEQLANVIDHVSVFARATPEHKLNIVSALRKRGDIVAMTGDGVNDAPALKLADIGVSMGTMGTDVAKEASDMVLTDDDFSTILTAIEEGKGIFNNIQNFLTFQLSTSVAALSLVALSTTFKLPNPLNAMQILWINILMDGPPAQSLGVEPVDHEVMKKPPRKRTDKILTNEVLKRLSLSAFVIIIGTVYVFIKEMAEDSQVTSRDTTMTFTCFVFFDMFNALACRHATKSVFETGLFANKMFNYAVGLSLLGQMCAIYVPFFQQVFKTESLSLGDLFFLLIISSTVLIADEVRKLWNKRNALNDPYLYSNV, from the coding sequence ATGAGTGAAAATCCTTTCGAGAGCCGGATCGGAGCAGAAATTGATAATGAAAGTGAGATGATCTTTGATGCCACCAACGAGGCACTTTCTAAACCCAATCCGTCGTTGGAATACTGCACGCTTACAGTGGAAGAAACTCTTGATAAATTAAGGACAAGCGCAGAGTTTGGATTGGATTCTATCGCCGAGACAAGTCGAAGGAGGTTAGAATTTGGTGTAAACGAAGTTGTTTCAGAGGATAATGAAAGTATATGGAGAAAATTTGTAATGAATTTCGTGGAAGATCCATTGATTCTTTTGCTAATAGGTTCAGCTGTAGTTTCGTTCATTATGGGTAATATTGATGACGCGGTTAGTATTACGCTCGCCATCGTGTTTGTGGTTACAGTTGGCTTTGTACAGGAATACAGATCTGAGAAATCACTAGAGGCACTTAATAGGTTAGTTCCTGCCGAATGTCATTTAGTTAGATGTGGTCAAGAATCTCACGTTCTTGCAAGTGGTCTGGTACCAGGTgatttggtcaatttcaaatttggtgaTAGAATTCCTGCTGACATTAGAATTGTGGAATCTGTGGGACTTTCCATTGACGAAAGTAACTTGACTGGTGAACAGGAACCAGTACACAAGACTTCTCAGGAAGTCTCTAAGGAAAGTTACAATGATCAACCGTTCTCAATTGTGCCTATTTCCGATAGAACTTGTATTGCATACATGGGGACATTGGTTAAGGAAGGGCATGGTAAAGGTATCGTTGTTGGTACCGGTAAAAATACTTCCTTCGGATCTGTCTTCGAAATGATGAGTACAATTGAAAAACCAAAGACCCCACTACAAATGTCTATGGATAAATTGGGCAAGGATTTATCCCTAGTCAGTTTTATTCTCATCGGTTTGATTTGTTTAATTGGTGTTTTCCAGGGAAGATCTTGGCTGGAAATGTTCCAaatttcagtttctttGGCGGTAGCTGCTATTCCTGAAGGTCTACCCATCATTGTAACCGTGACTTTGGCATTGGGTGTTTTAAGAATGGCTAAGCGTAAGGCTATTGTTAGAAGACTACCAAGTGTGGAGACTTTGGGATCTGTCAATGTGATTTGTTCCGATAAGACTGGTACTTTGACATCAAATCATATGACGGTCTCTAAGATTTGGTGCTTGGACAGTATGGAGAGTAAATCAAATGCATTGGTGTTAGATAAGCCTAGAAGTACCAATTACAGGAATTATTTGACGGAAGATGTGAAGGCAACTTTAACTGTTAGTAATTTTTGTAACAATGCGTCTTTTTCTCAAGAGCATTGTAAACATTTAGGGAACCCTACAGATATTGCTCTCTTGGAAAACTTGTCCAAATTCGAGCTTCAGGATTTGAGATCCCAAACTAAAAAGGTACACGAAATTCCTTTCAATtcaaggaagaaatttatGGCTGTTCAACTTATTGACCTTGATGGAAAATGTTCTCTTTATGTGAAAGGTGCATTTGAGAAAGTTTTGGAACAATGTAGTacatttttgaacaaaaagGGCAAGCCCGAAAAATTGTCGGATTCTCATAGGGAATTGATCACTGAAACAGCTAACTCTTTAGCATCTGATGGTTTACGTACTTTAGCATTTGCTAAAGCTGAATTGCCCAATGGCAAGAATAAAGTCGATGAGGACTCTATCAGCGGATTAACTTTCACCGGGTTGATTGCCATGAGCGATCCTCCAAGACCTACCGTGAAACCAGCCGTCGAAAGACTACTTCGCGGTGGTGTTCACGTCATTATGATTACTGGTGACTCTGAAAATACTGCTGTCAACATCGCTAGAGAAGTAGGAATTCCTATCATCAATCCTGAATTATCGGTTTTatctggtgaaaaattgaatgaGATGACTGAGGAACAGTTGGCCAATGTCATTGACCATGTTAGTGTGTTTGCTCGTGCTACACCAGAGCATAAATTGAACATTGTTTCCGCATTAAGGAAAAGAGGTGATATTGTTGCAATGACTGGTGACGGTGTGAACGATGCTCCTGCTTTGAAATTAGCTGATATCGGTGTTTCCATGGGTACCATGGGGACAGACGTCGCTAAGGAAGCATCCGACATGGTTTTGACAGATGATGATTTCAGTACCATCTTAACTgccattgaagaaggtaaaggtattttcaacaacatcCAAAACTTCTTGACCTTCCAATTGTCTACCTCTGTCGCTGCCCTATCTCTAGTAGCATTATCCACCACTTTCAAATTACCTAATCCTCTCAATGCTATgcaaattctttggatcAACATTTTAATGGATGGACCACCTGCTCAATCTCTAGGTGTGGAACCTGTGGATCATgaagtgatgaagaaaccTCCAAGAAAGCGTACTGATAAAATATTGACTAACGAGGTGCTAAAACGTTTGTCACTTTCTGCCTTTGTCATTATAATAGGGACCGTCTAcgttttcatcaaagagATGGCAGAGGATTCGCAAGTTACCTCAAGGGATACCACTATGACATTCACCTGCTTTGTATTCTTCGACATGTTTAACGCATTGGCATGTAGACATGCCACCAAATCCGTTTTTGAAACAGGTCTTTTCGCCAACAAAATGTTCAATTATGCTGTGGGGCTTTCCTTATTGGGTCAAATGTGCGCTATCTATGTGCCCTTCTTCCAACAAGTGTTTAAGACAGAAAGTTTGTCACTAGGCGACCTatttttcttgttgattATCAGCAGTACAGTACTTATCGCCGACGAAGTGAGAAAGCTATGgaataaaagaaatgcTCTAAACGATCCATATCTATACTCTAACGTCTGA
- the SUA5 gene encoding threonylcarbamoyladenylate synthase (similar to uniprot|P32579 Saccharomyces cerevisiae YGL169W SUA5 Protein required for respiratory growth null mutation suppresses the Cyc1p translation defect caused by the presence of an aberrant ATG codon upstream of the correct start): protein MIKRFISKMSNVLETKILKVDPASIHFPEDAHLNGSLPTITDPISEKNLLEAAKIIRGNLEPVAFPTETVYGLGGSSLSDEAVKSIYRAKNRPSDNPLITHVSSIDQLNRKIYQEKHSSLFQNIPNSYHPLISKLWPGPLTILLPVPLKTSALSKLTTADQPTFAVRIPSNPIARALIALSDTPIAAPSANASTRPSPTMASHVYHDLKGRIPLILDGGPCKVGVESTVVDGLSKPPLLLRPGGFTYEQIVELGGQDWKDCRVERRKVVAEGEQVRTPGMKYKHYAPSAKVILLVPKPQRTDSDRIEELKRLISQELQNEDANTIKKLAILTSLHLGATEIQDLTVGDSKIKPIVVKLGNTGEEIQANLFAALRQVDEIDNVNLIFVEGISEDREGLAIMNRLRKAAGDHCVSF from the coding sequence ATGATCAAGAGGTTTATTTCCAAGATGTCCAACGTATTAGAAACTAAAATTCTTAAAGTTGATCCGGCTTCAATTCACTTCCCTGAAGATGCTCATTTAAACGGATCCCTTCCAACTATCACAGACCCAAtaagtgaaaaaaatctgtTGGAGGCTGCCAAAATCATACGAGGTAACTTAGAACCGGTGGCATTCCCCACAGAGACAGTTTACGGTTTAGGTGGTAGTTCTTTAAGTGATGAAGCTGTGAAAAGCATATATAGGGCAAAGAATAGGCCTAGTGATAATCCCCTGATTACACACGTctcatcaattgatcaacttAATAGAAAAATCTATCAGGAAAAGCACAGTTctcttttccaaaatatTCCAAACTCTTACCATCCTTTAATCTCCAAGTTATGGCCAGGTCCTTTAACAATCCTATTACCGGTACCACTAAAAACTAGTGcactttccaaattgaccACAGCTGACCAACCTACCTTTGCGGTACGTATACCTTCGAATCCAATTGCAAGAGCTCTGATTGCTCTAAGTGATACGCCTATAGCGGCGCCCTCTGCTAATGCTTCTACAAGaccatcaccaacaatGGCGTCACACGTCTACCACGATTTGAAAGGTAGGATTCCATTGATCTTGGATGGAGGTCCATGTAAAGTGGGTGTAGAAAGCACAGTGGTGGATGGACTCTCTAAGCCACCCCTGTTACTACGACCAGGTGGATTCACTTATGAACAGATTGTGGAGTTGGGCGGTCAAGATTGGAAGGATTGTAGAGTGGAACGTAGAAAAGTTGTGGCGGAAGGAGAGCAGGTAAGAACGCCAGGAATGAAATACAAGCATTATGCACCTTCTGCTAAAGTGATACTGTTGGTGCCTAAGCCTCAAAGGACGGATTCTGACAGAATCGAGGAATTGAAACGACTCATTTcacaagaattacaaaatgaagatgctaATACCATTAAAAAGCTTGCCATTTTGACAAGTTTGCATTTAGGAGCCACTGAAATTCAAGATTTGACTGTGGGTGACTCGAAGATTAAACcaatagtggtaaaattagGTAATACTGGTGAAGAAATACAGGCAAATTTATTTGCCGCTCTCCGCCAGgtggatgaaattgataatgTGAACTTAATATTCGTGGAGGGCATTAGTGAAGATCGTGAAGGTTTGGCAATCATGAACAGATTGAGGAAGGCAGCTGGTGATCACTGCGTCtctttttaa
- the POL32 gene encoding DNA polymerase delta subunit POL32 (similar to uniprot|P47110 Saccharomyces cerevisiae YJR043C POL32 Third subunit of DNA polymerase delta involved in chromosomal DNA replication required for error-prone DNA synthesis in the presence of DNA damage and processivity interacts with Pol31p PCNA (Pol30p) and Pol1p): MEEAIEFINEKLFTEEKPVLFTDLIHKFHIGPSRAKKTMYAYYRSNKTLKYNCIIVCCYKDRIKVVHDVNHVDSQESLIDCFIYAFNPMEEFIPVNLAVDQREYLSILNPHKLVLPELRSKTVEEETTIKAVPKPSARSKTVPQTTKDEKPKPVPPKKQQQPAKSKDGALKSTALLAKMRADREAKEAQRQKELAQRREKELQEKKSKNDAQMKELNQMFVDDSDEDDGNDDNQRQESEKPTSTVEPDELEEILDSTAEESLLKQSQSQDEQPKVKQEPQDTSYVDEDGYIVTNRPANNSSTSTPSQSRKRPGNSTPISHQQAKKPAPRKKTQGTLESFFKKSK; the protein is encoded by the coding sequence ATGGAGGAAGCCatagaatttatcaatgagAAGCTATTTACCGAGGAGAAACCTGTACTTTTCACAGACTTAATACACAAATTCCACATTGGTCCCTCCAGGGCCAAGAAAACCATGTATGCCTATTACAGATCCAATAAGACACTGAAGTACAATTGTATCATTGTATGCTGCTACAAGGACAGGATAAAAGTAGTGCACGATGTGAACCATGTGGATAGTCAAGAATCACTGATTGATTGTTTTATCTATGCATTTAACCCTATGGAGGAATTTATACCTGTTAATCTAGCCGTTGATCAAAGGGAATACCTTTCTATACTGAATCCCCATAAACTAGTACTGCCTGAACTTAGATCAAAGACTGTAGAGGAAGAAACAACCATTAAAGCAGTACCAAAGCCATCAGCCAGATCGAAAACCGTTCCTCAGACAACTAAGGATGAAAAGCCCAAGCCAGTACCGCCAAAGAAACAGCAACAACCTgcaaaatccaaagatgGTGCTCTAAAATCTACTGCACTTTTAGCCAAGATGAGAGCTGATAGAGAGGCTAAAGAGGCTCAAAGACAGAAGGAACTGGCACAGAGAAGGGAAAaggaattacaagaaaagaaatccaAGAACGACGCCcagatgaaagaattgaaccAGATGTTTGTTGACgatagtgatgaagatgatggaAACGATGATAACCAGCGACAAGAAAGTGAGAAACCAACTTCAACGGTAGAACCGgacgaattggaagaaatcttAGACAGTACAGCAGAGGAATCACTACTAAAGCAAAGTCAGAGCCAAGACGAACAACCAAAAGTGAAACAGGAACCACAAGACACTTCATACGTGGACGAAGATGGATACATAGTGACAAATCGCCCGGCAaacaattcatcaacttctACTCCATCTCAGTCGAGAAAAAGACCCGGAAATTCTACACCGATTTCACACCAACAAGCAAAGAAACCAGCTCCACGCAAGAAAACCCAGGGAACTTTGGAGAGCTTCTTCAAGAAGTCTAAATAA